From the genome of Thermoflexus hugenholtzii, one region includes:
- the tuf gene encoding elongation factor Tu, with translation MSKAVFVRAKPHVNVGTIGHIDHGKTTLTSAITKVLSLKGLAEFVPFERIDKAPEERLRGITINITHVEYESERRHYAHIDCPGHRDYIKNMITGAAQMDGAILVVAAPEGPMPQTREHVLLARQVNVPAMVVFLNKVDMMDDPELLELVELEVRDLLSQYGYPGDEVPVIRGSALRALESKSTDPEAEEYRPIWELIRALDEYIPEPVREVDKPFLMPIEDVFSIKGRGTVVTGRIERGRIRPGEEVEIVGLREEVKRTVVTSIEMFHKSLEEGIAGDNVGCLLRGVAKEEVERGMVLAAPGTIKPHREFEAEVYVLKKEEGGRHKAFFSGYKPQFYFRTADVTGEIQLPAGVEMVMPGDNVNLRVRLIAPVAIEEGLRFAIREGGLTVGAGVVTKILD, from the coding sequence ATGTCGAAGGCGGTGTTTGTGCGGGCGAAGCCGCATGTGAATGTGGGGACGATTGGGCATATTGATCATGGGAAGACGACGCTGACGTCGGCGATCACGAAGGTGTTGTCGTTGAAGGGGTTAGCGGAGTTTGTGCCGTTTGAGCGGATTGACAAGGCGCCGGAGGAGCGGTTGCGGGGGATTACGATCAACATTACGCATGTGGAGTATGAGAGTGAGCGGCGGCATTATGCGCACATTGATTGTCCGGGGCATCGGGATTACATCAAGAATATGATTACGGGTGCGGCGCAGATGGATGGGGCGATTTTGGTGGTGGCGGCGCCGGAGGGGCCGATGCCGCAGACGCGGGAGCATGTGCTGCTGGCGCGGCAGGTGAACGTGCCGGCGATGGTGGTGTTTTTGAACAAGGTGGATATGATGGATGATCCGGAGTTGCTGGAGCTGGTGGAGCTGGAGGTGCGGGATTTGCTGAGCCAGTATGGGTATCCGGGGGATGAGGTGCCGGTGATTCGGGGGAGTGCGTTGCGGGCGCTGGAGAGCAAGAGCACGGATCCGGAGGCGGAGGAGTATCGGCCGATTTGGGAGCTGATCCGGGCGCTGGACGAGTATATTCCGGAGCCGGTGCGGGAGGTGGACAAGCCGTTTTTGATGCCGATTGAGGATGTGTTTAGCATTAAGGGGCGTGGGACGGTGGTGACGGGGCGGATTGAGCGGGGTCGGATACGGCCGGGGGAGGAGGTGGAGATTGTGGGGCTGCGGGAGGAGGTGAAGCGGACGGTGGTGACGAGCATTGAGATGTTTCACAAGTCGCTGGAGGAGGGGATTGCGGGGGACAATGTGGGGTGCTTGTTGCGGGGTGTGGCGAAGGAGGAGGTGGAGCGGGGGATGGTGCTGGCGGCGCCGGGGACGATCAAGCCGCATCGGGAGTTTGAGGCGGAGGTGTATGTGTTGAAGAAGGAGGAGGGGGGGCGGCACAAGGCGTTTTTCAGCGGGTATAAGCCGCAGTTTTACTTTCGGACGGCGGATGTGACGGGGGAGATTCAGTTGCCGGCGGGGGTGGAGATGGTGATGCCGGGGGACAATGTGAACCTGCGGGTGCGGTTGATTGCGCCGGTGGCCATTGAGGAAGGGCTGCGCTTCGCCATCCGGGAAGGCGGCCTCACCGTCGGCGCCGGCGTGGTCACCAAAATCCTCGACTAA
- the rpsJ gene encoding 30S ribosomal protein S10 yields MAKQRLRIRLKAYDHRILDESARRIVEVAERTGARVIGPIPLPTKRERFTVIRSPFIDKDSQEHFEIRTHKRLIDVLDPDPKTIDQLMRLNLPAGVDIEIKI; encoded by the coding sequence ATGGCCAAGCAGCGGTTGCGCATCCGTCTGAAGGCTTACGATCACCGGATCCTGGATGAATCCGCCCGCCGCATCGTGGAGGTGGCGGAGCGCACCGGCGCGCGGGTGATCGGGCCGATCCCGCTCCCCACCAAGCGGGAACGGTTCACGGTGATCCGCTCGCCGTTCATCGATAAGGATTCCCAGGAACATTTCGAGATCCGGACCCATAAGCGCTTGATCGACGTCCTGGATCCGGATCCGAAGACCATCGATCAGCTGATGCGCCTGAACCTCCCGGCGGGCGTGGATATTGAGATCAAGATCTGA
- the rplC gene encoding 50S ribosomal protein L3 yields the protein MKGLLARKIGMTQMFNEQGEVVPVTVLRAGPCYVTQLRTPERDGYAAIQLGFEETKPRRLTQGELGHLVKRNLPPLRVLREIRLPNPALLSQYQEGQVLTVSIFSPGERVDVTGWSKGRGFAGGIKRHGFARQAKTHGQSDRHRAPGSIGTNTDPGRVIKGKRMAGHYGNERVTVRNLQVVWVDPERHLIALKGAVPGPRGGLVIIRQAKRPY from the coding sequence ATGAAGGGCTTGCTGGCGCGCAAGATCGGAATGACGCAGATGTTCAACGAGCAGGGCGAGGTGGTCCCGGTGACCGTCCTGCGGGCGGGGCCGTGTTACGTGACGCAGCTGCGCACCCCGGAGCGGGACGGCTACGCGGCGATCCAGCTGGGGTTCGAGGAGACCAAGCCTCGCCGCCTGACCCAGGGGGAGCTGGGGCATCTGGTGAAGCGGAACCTGCCTCCCCTGCGGGTGCTCCGGGAGATCCGCCTGCCCAACCCGGCACTTCTTTCTCAATACCAGGAGGGGCAGGTGTTGACGGTCTCAATCTTTTCCCCGGGGGAGCGGGTGGATGTGACCGGCTGGTCGAAGGGGCGGGGATTCGCCGGCGGCATCAAGCGACACGGGTTCGCCCGCCAGGCGAAAACCCACGGCCAGTCGGACCGACACCGGGCACCCGGGTCCATCGGCACCAACACGGATCCCGGGCGGGTGATCAAGGGGAAGCGCATGGCCGGCCACTACGGGAACGAACGGGTCACCGTCCGCAACCTCCAGGTGGTCTGGGTGGATCCGGAGCGCCATCTCATCGCCCTCAAGGGCGCCGTCCCCGGCCCCCGAGGCGGACTGGTGATCATCCGGCAGGCCAAGCGCCCCTATTAA
- the rplD gene encoding 50S ribosomal protein L4, which translates to MRVPVWNIEGQQVGEVELRPEVFEAPIHIPLMHQALVRQLANARLGTHKTKTRGEVHYSSRKMWPQKHTGRARQGSRDAPHWYHGGVVFGPRPRSYEQRMPKKMRRAALRSALSVKAREGQILILDRLELPEPRTRLMKEVLARLPVGKSALILLAGPNENVRRAVRNLPNVAYLHAMCLNIRDLFKYETLIIPLDALAMIEDWLTRPVVRKKFALPAAGAASAA; encoded by the coding sequence ATGCGGGTTCCAGTCTGGAACATCGAAGGGCAACAGGTGGGGGAGGTCGAGCTGCGGCCGGAGGTGTTCGAGGCGCCCATCCACATCCCCCTGATGCATCAGGCCCTGGTCCGGCAGCTGGCCAACGCCCGGCTGGGGACCCACAAGACCAAGACGCGGGGGGAGGTGCATTACAGCAGCCGGAAGATGTGGCCGCAGAAACACACCGGGCGGGCCCGCCAGGGAAGCCGGGACGCCCCCCACTGGTATCACGGAGGGGTGGTCTTCGGGCCGCGGCCGCGCAGTTACGAGCAGAGGATGCCGAAGAAGATGCGTCGCGCGGCCCTGCGCTCAGCCCTCTCCGTCAAGGCCAGGGAGGGCCAGATCCTTATCCTGGACCGCCTGGAGTTGCCTGAGCCACGGACCCGGCTGATGAAGGAGGTCCTGGCGCGGCTCCCTGTGGGCAAAAGCGCCCTCATTCTCCTGGCCGGGCCTAACGAGAACGTCCGGCGTGCGGTCCGCAACCTGCCCAACGTCGCTTATCTGCACGCCATGTGCCTGAACATCCGGGATCTCTTTAAATATGAGACCCTGATCATCCCGCTGGACGCTTTGGCGATGATCGAGGATTGGCTGACGCGTCCGGTGGTGCGGAAGAAGTTCGCCCTGCCCGCAGCGGGTGCCGCATCGGCGGCCTGA
- the rplW gene encoding 50S ribosomal protein L23, which yields MDLYEVIKRPVITEKTTRLKEMGQYVFEVDPRANRQQVKQAVEKLFNVQVLAVRIINVPAKRRRDWRARILSSKPKQVVRRPGWKKAIVQVAPGQTIDIFEV from the coding sequence ATGGATCTGTATGAGGTGATCAAGCGGCCCGTCATCACCGAAAAGACCACTCGCCTGAAGGAGATGGGCCAGTATGTTTTCGAGGTGGATCCCCGGGCGAACCGCCAGCAGGTGAAGCAGGCGGTGGAGAAACTGTTCAACGTCCAGGTGCTGGCGGTGCGGATCATCAACGTCCCCGCCAAGCGGCGGCGGGACTGGCGGGCGCGGATCCTGAGCAGCAAGCCCAAGCAAGTGGTGCGCCGTCCAGGCTGGAAGAAGGCCATCGTTCAGGTGGCCCCCGGCCAGACCATCGATATCTTCGAGGTCTGA
- the rplB gene encoding 50S ribosomal protein L2: MGIKVYKPTTPGRRNATGYTFEEITKDEPEKSLVVPLKKHAGRNFQGRITVRHRGGGHKRLYRIIDFKRRDKEGIPAKVISIEYDPNRTARIALLQYADGEKRYILAPLGLQVGDVVMSGPQAEIRVGNAMPLANIPVGTLVHNVELYPGHGGQLARAAGAAAQLLGKEEGYAILRLPSGEIRKVRLECYATIGQVGNLEHANIRLGKAGRKRWLGIRPTVRGSAMSPRDHPHGGGEGRAPIGLPYPKTPWGKHALGKKTRRNKATDKYIIQRRQKKA, translated from the coding sequence ATGGGAATTAAGGTGTATAAACCGACGACGCCCGGTCGCCGGAACGCGACCGGATACACATTCGAGGAGATCACCAAGGACGAGCCGGAGAAGTCCCTGGTCGTTCCCTTGAAGAAGCACGCCGGGCGCAACTTCCAGGGACGGATCACCGTCCGCCATCGAGGGGGCGGCCATAAGCGGCTCTACCGGATCATCGACTTCAAGCGTCGGGACAAGGAGGGGATCCCGGCGAAGGTGATCAGCATCGAGTATGATCCCAACCGCACCGCCCGGATCGCCCTCCTGCAATATGCGGACGGGGAGAAGCGCTACATCCTGGCCCCCCTGGGCCTGCAGGTGGGGGATGTGGTGATGAGCGGACCCCAGGCCGAGATCCGGGTGGGCAACGCCATGCCCCTGGCCAACATCCCGGTGGGAACGCTGGTGCACAACGTGGAGCTGTATCCGGGCCACGGCGGGCAGCTCGCCCGGGCCGCGGGGGCGGCGGCGCAGCTGCTGGGCAAAGAGGAAGGCTACGCCATCTTGCGCCTGCCCTCGGGGGAGATCCGGAAGGTCCGCCTGGAGTGCTACGCCACCATTGGCCAGGTGGGGAATCTGGAGCACGCGAACATCCGCCTGGGCAAGGCCGGCCGCAAGCGCTGGCTGGGCATCCGCCCCACCGTCCGTGGCTCCGCCATGTCCCCGCGGGATCATCCCCACGGGGGCGGCGAGGGGCGGGCGCCCATCGGCCTGCCCTACCCGAAGACCCCATGGGGCAAGCATGCCCTGGGCAAGAAGACCCGGCGCAACAAGGCCACGGACAAATATATCATCCAGCGCCGGCAGAAGAAGGCATAA
- the rpsS gene encoding 30S ribosomal protein S19, translating into MGRSLKKGPYCDPKLLKKIEELNRRGEKRVIRTWSRASVIFPQMVGHTIAVHDGRRHVPIYITEQMVGHRLGEFAPTRTYRGHTVKEKKTGVR; encoded by the coding sequence ATGGGCCGTTCGCTGAAGAAGGGTCCCTATTGCGATCCGAAGCTTCTGAAGAAAATCGAGGAGCTCAACCGCCGGGGCGAGAAGCGGGTGATCCGCACCTGGTCGCGCGCCTCGGTGATCTTCCCCCAGATGGTCGGCCACACCATCGCGGTCCACGACGGCCGGCGCCACGTGCCGATCTACATCACCGAGCAGATGGTGGGCCACCGTCTGGGCGAGTTCGCCCCCACCCGGACCTACCGGGGGCATACGGTGAAGGAGAAGAAGACGGGGGTGCGGTAA
- the rplV gene encoding 50S ribosomal protein L22 — protein sequence MANRVRAVARYIRISPYKARLVCNLVKGMRAEEALDVLRFTPKKAARYVAKLIRSAMANAENNYGLSPADLYVVDIRADDGPRYKRVRFAARGRVRPILKRTTHLTVVLEERVSE from the coding sequence ATGGCCAATCGGGTTCGGGCAGTTGCCCGCTACATTCGGATCTCGCCCTACAAGGCGCGCCTGGTCTGCAACCTGGTGAAGGGGATGCGGGCGGAGGAAGCCCTGGATGTGCTCCGCTTCACGCCCAAGAAGGCGGCGCGCTACGTGGCGAAGCTTATCCGCTCCGCCATGGCCAACGCGGAGAACAACTACGGTCTGTCGCCCGCGGACCTTTATGTGGTCGACATCCGGGCCGACGACGGACCACGCTACAAGCGGGTCCGCTTCGCCGCCCGCGGTCGGGTCCGCCCGATCCTCAAGCGGACGACGCACCTCACGGTGGTCCTGGAGGAGCGGGTGAGCGAATGA
- the rpsC gene encoding 30S ribosomal protein S3, whose product MGRKVHPIGFRLGITKNWLARWYAEGREYVELLHEDLKIRQFVKEQLKEAGIARIEIERFPKQINLYIHAARPGIVIGRKGLGIKQLRQAIEEMTGKKARVEIVEVPRPELEAAIVAESIAQQIEKRVSHARAMKRAIQQAMRAGAKGIRITVSGRLGGAEMARTETLMEGRVPRHTLRADIDYALAEAITKWGKIGIKVWIYRGDTEPGAYVQQTAEMVARVTSAQRGG is encoded by the coding sequence TTGGGTCGAAAAGTTCATCCCATCGGCTTCCGTCTGGGGATCACCAAGAACTGGCTGGCCCGCTGGTATGCCGAGGGCCGGGAGTATGTGGAGCTGCTCCACGAGGATCTCAAGATCCGTCAGTTCGTGAAGGAGCAGCTCAAGGAGGCGGGGATCGCGCGCATTGAGATCGAGCGCTTCCCCAAGCAGATCAACCTCTACATCCACGCCGCCCGGCCCGGCATCGTCATCGGGCGCAAGGGCCTGGGGATCAAGCAGCTGCGCCAGGCCATTGAGGAGATGACCGGCAAGAAGGCGCGGGTGGAGATCGTGGAGGTCCCCCGGCCGGAGCTGGAGGCAGCCATCGTGGCGGAGAGCATCGCCCAGCAGATCGAGAAGCGGGTCAGCCACGCCCGGGCCATGAAGCGAGCGATCCAGCAGGCCATGCGCGCCGGGGCCAAAGGGATCCGGATCACGGTTTCCGGCCGGCTGGGCGGAGCGGAGATGGCCCGCACGGAGACCCTGATGGAGGGCCGGGTCCCCCGCCACACCCTGCGGGCGGACATCGATTACGCCCTGGCCGAGGCGATCACCAAATGGGGCAAGATCGGGATCAAGGTCTGGATCTACCGGGGCGACACCGAGCCGGGCGCTTACGTCCAGCAGACCGCGGAGATGGTCGCCCGGGTCACCTCGGCGCAACGGGGAGGATAA
- the rplP gene encoding 50S ribosomal protein L16: MLMPKRVKYRKQMRGRMKGKETRGVELAFGEYGLQALEPCWLTARQIEAARRTIVRFLRQRGKYWIRVFPDKPVTRKPAETRMGKGKGNVDHWVAVVRPGRILFEIGGVSADVAHEALRQASYKLPIRTQIITAEEQV; encoded by the coding sequence ATGCTGATGCCCAAGCGCGTCAAATACCGCAAGCAGATGCGGGGGCGGATGAAGGGCAAGGAGACCCGCGGTGTGGAGCTGGCCTTCGGCGAATACGGGCTCCAGGCCCTGGAGCCATGCTGGCTGACCGCCCGCCAGATCGAGGCCGCCCGCCGCACCATCGTCCGCTTCCTGCGCCAGCGGGGCAAATACTGGATCCGGGTCTTCCCGGATAAGCCGGTGACCCGCAAGCCGGCCGAGACCCGCATGGGCAAAGGGAAGGGGAACGTGGACCACTGGGTGGCCGTGGTGCGGCCCGGCCGCATCCTCTTCGAGATCGGCGGGGTGAGCGCCGATGTTGCCCATGAGGCCCTGCGGCAGGCCTCCTACAAGTTGCCCATCCGAACTCAGATCATCACGGCCGAGGAGCAGGTCTGA
- the rpmC gene encoding 50S ribosomal protein L29, with protein MALRPEEIRNWSDEEIRNRLEQARRELFHLRLQWAMNQLKDVNRIRALRKDIARMLTILRERELARGGRR; from the coding sequence GTGGCCCTTCGTCCGGAGGAAATCCGCAACTGGTCAGATGAAGAGATCCGCAACCGGCTGGAGCAGGCCCGTCGGGAGCTCTTCCATCTGCGCCTGCAGTGGGCGATGAATCAGCTGAAGGATGTGAACCGTATCCGTGCCCTGCGCAAGGACATCGCTCGCATGCTCACCATCCTGCGGGAGCGGGAGCTGGCTCGGGGAGGTCGACGATGA
- the rpsQ gene encoding 30S ribosomal protein S17: MKDRRKRFIGRVTSDKMDKTVVVTVEELVRHPLYGKVIRRRRKFMAHNEGNLARMGDLVQIVESRPLSRRKRWVVEAILERAQKPVEPVPEQLPGEEILAE, translated from the coding sequence ATGAAGGACCGTCGCAAGCGCTTCATCGGACGGGTGACCAGCGACAAGATGGATAAGACAGTGGTGGTGACGGTGGAGGAGCTGGTGCGCCACCCGCTGTATGGCAAGGTCATCCGCCGTCGCCGCAAGTTCATGGCTCACAACGAAGGGAACCTGGCCCGCATGGGCGATCTGGTCCAGATCGTGGAGTCCCGTCCCCTGAGCCGACGCAAACGCTGGGTGGTGGAGGCGATCCTGGAGCGGGCCCAGAAGCCGGTGGAGCCGGTGCCGGAGCAGTTGCCCGGCGAAGAGATCCTGGCGGAGTAG
- the rplN gene encoding 50S ribosomal protein L14 — protein MIQQETRLKVADNTGAREILVIRVLGGSYRRYGYVGDVVVATVKDAIPTATVKKGEIVRAVIVRTAKEYRRPDGSTIRFDDNAAVILDEFGNPKGTRIFGPVARELRDKGFTKIISLAPEVL, from the coding sequence ATGATCCAGCAGGAAACCCGCCTCAAGGTCGCAGACAACACCGGCGCCCGGGAGATCCTGGTCATCCGGGTGCTGGGGGGATCCTATCGCCGCTACGGGTATGTGGGGGATGTGGTGGTGGCCACGGTGAAAGACGCCATCCCGACGGCCACCGTGAAGAAAGGCGAGATCGTGCGCGCCGTGATCGTCCGGACGGCCAAGGAATACCGGCGGCCGGACGGCTCCACCATCCGTTTCGACGACAACGCGGCGGTGATCCTGGACGAGTTCGGCAACCCGAAAGGGACACGGATCTTCGGTCCGGTGGCCCGGGAGCTGCGCGACAAAGGCTTCACCAAGATCATCTCCCTGGCCCCGGAGGTGCTGTGA
- a CDS encoding nucleotidyltransferase domain-containing protein yields MRRGMPPDPNLEKLVALLKRYGPERIILFGSRARGEADPWSDYDIIVIKRTDQPFMERLREMVPYLVEFERPAEILVYTPEEFERMQETGLGWIVRDKGVILYEAEF; encoded by the coding sequence GTGCGCCGGGGGATGCCGCCGGATCCCAATCTGGAGAAGCTGGTAGCGCTCCTGAAGCGCTATGGGCCGGAGCGGATCATCCTGTTCGGCTCCCGGGCGCGGGGGGAGGCGGATCCCTGGAGCGATTACGACATCATCGTCATCAAACGCACCGATCAGCCCTTCATGGAGCGGCTCCGGGAGATGGTGCCCTATCTGGTCGAGTTCGAGCGGCCCGCCGAGATCCTGGTTTACACCCCCGAGGAGTTCGAGCGCATGCAGGAGACCGGCCTCGGGTGGATCGTGCGGGATAAAGGGGTGATTCTCTATGAAGCGGAATTCTGA
- the rplX gene encoding 50S ribosomal protein L24 → MAAKIKRKDRVLVIAGDDRGAQGEVLRVLRKENRVVVAGVNIVKKHQRPRPTGRGQVGGIIEFEAPIHISNVMLICPKCNRPTRVGFVVEGGRKLRQCKKCQATFV, encoded by the coding sequence ATGGCTGCCAAGATCAAGCGGAAGGATCGGGTCCTGGTGATCGCCGGGGACGACCGGGGCGCTCAGGGGGAGGTCCTGCGGGTGCTCCGGAAGGAGAACCGGGTGGTGGTCGCCGGGGTCAACATCGTCAAGAAACATCAGCGCCCCCGCCCCACCGGGCGCGGGCAGGTCGGCGGCATCATCGAATTCGAGGCGCCCATTCATATTTCAAACGTGATGCTGATCTGCCCGAAATGCAATCGCCCCACCCGGGTGGGCTTTGTCGTGGAGGGGGGGCGCAAGCTGCGCCAGTGCAAGAAGTGTCAGGCTACCTTCGTGTGA
- the rplE gene encoding 50S ribosomal protein L5 — MPRLKQRYLEEVRPALMREFGYRNIMEVPRVWKVVVNVGVGEAVTNPKALDYAVQNIATITGQKPLVTKARKSIAAFKLRAGRPIGVKVTLRGDRMWAFLDRLFNVALPRIRDFRGVSPDSFDGRGNYTLGLREQLVWPEIDYSQVDKVRGMEITIVTTAKTDAEARRLLELLGMPFRKG; from the coding sequence ATCCCACGCCTGAAACAGCGATACCTGGAAGAGGTCCGCCCGGCCCTGATGCGGGAGTTCGGCTATCGCAACATCATGGAGGTCCCGCGGGTCTGGAAGGTGGTGGTCAACGTTGGGGTGGGAGAGGCGGTGACCAACCCCAAAGCCCTGGATTATGCGGTGCAGAACATCGCCACCATCACCGGCCAGAAGCCCCTGGTGACCAAGGCCCGCAAATCCATCGCCGCCTTCAAGCTGCGGGCCGGGCGCCCCATCGGGGTTAAGGTCACCCTGCGGGGGGACCGCATGTGGGCGTTCCTGGATCGGCTGTTCAACGTAGCCCTGCCTCGCATCCGGGACTTCCGAGGGGTCTCCCCGGATTCCTTCGACGGCCGGGGGAATTACACCCTGGGGCTGCGCGAGCAGCTGGTCTGGCCGGAGATCGACTACAGCCAGGTGGATAAAGTCCGGGGGATGGAGATCACCATTGTGACCACGGCGAAGACCGACGCCGAGGCGCGGCGGCTGCTGGAGCTGCTCGGCATGCCGTTCCGCAAAGGATAG
- a CDS encoding type Z 30S ribosomal protein S14, whose translation MARKCMIYREMRRKYKVRVRNRCRRCGRPRAYIRRFALCRICFRELALQGLIPGVRKASW comes from the coding sequence GTGGCCCGGAAATGCATGATTTATCGTGAGATGCGTCGGAAATATAAGGTGCGGGTGCGGAACCGGTGCCGCCGGTGCGGCCGGCCCCGGGCCTACATCCGTCGCTTCGCCCTGTGCCGGATCTGCTTCCGGGAGCTGGCCCTCCAGGGGCTGATCCCGGGCGTCCGCAAGGCCAGCTGGTGA
- the rpsH gene encoding 30S ribosomal protein S8, producing the protein MSAVTDPIADMLTRIRNASMVGHSRVAIPSSKLKVAIARVLKEEGYIEDFQVTNDRPQPKLIIKLKYIGERRFRKPAISGLKRVSKPGRRVYVGKEDIPLVMSGMGIAILSTPKGVMTDKQARRLGVGGEVLCYVW; encoded by the coding sequence ATGAGCGCGGTGACGGATCCGATTGCCGACATGCTCACCCGAATCCGGAACGCCTCGATGGTGGGGCACAGCCGGGTGGCCATCCCCAGCTCCAAGCTGAAGGTGGCCATCGCCCGGGTGTTGAAGGAGGAGGGCTACATCGAGGACTTCCAGGTGACGAACGATCGGCCTCAGCCGAAGCTGATCATCAAGCTGAAATACATCGGCGAGCGGCGCTTCCGCAAGCCGGCCATCTCGGGGTTGAAACGGGTGAGCAAGCCGGGCCGTCGGGTGTATGTGGGCAAGGAGGATATCCCGCTGGTGATGAGCGGGATGGGCATCGCTATCCTCTCCACCCCGAAAGGGGTGATGACCGATAAACAGGCCCGCCGCCTGGGGGTCGGCGGCGAGGTCCTCTGCTACGTCTGGTGA
- the rplF gene encoding 50S ribosomal protein L6 has product MSRVGKKPIPIPPGVQVRIEGSTVTVTGPKGTLTQTFHPSMQISIEDGHLVVRRPSDDRKHKALHGLTRALLANMVTGVTQGFQQHLRIEGVGYRAEPMGKAIVLYLGYSHPIIVEPPEGITFEVNTRDRIITVSGIDKQQVGQVAAKIRALRPPEPYKGKGIRYTYWKGDHWEDEPIRRKAGKAGKAK; this is encoded by the coding sequence GTGTCGCGCGTAGGCAAGAAGCCGATCCCGATCCCGCCGGGGGTCCAGGTCCGGATCGAGGGCTCGACGGTGACCGTCACCGGGCCGAAGGGGACCCTCACTCAGACCTTCCATCCGTCGATGCAGATCTCCATCGAGGACGGCCATCTGGTGGTGCGACGCCCTTCGGACGACCGCAAGCACAAGGCCCTGCATGGCTTGACCCGGGCCCTGCTGGCAAACATGGTCACCGGCGTCACTCAGGGTTTTCAGCAGCACCTGCGCATCGAAGGGGTGGGCTACCGGGCTGAGCCCATGGGCAAGGCCATCGTGCTCTATCTGGGATATTCCCACCCCATCATTGTGGAGCCGCCGGAGGGGATCACCTTCGAGGTGAACACCCGCGATCGCATCATCACCGTCTCCGGAATCGATAAGCAGCAGGTGGGCCAGGTGGCCGCCAAGATCCGGGCCCTGCGTCCGCCCGAGCCCTACAAGGGCAAGGGGATCCGCTACACATACTGGAAGGGCGATCACTGGGAGGACGAGCCGATCCGGCGCAAGGCTGGGAAGGCCGGCAAGGCCAAGTAA
- the rplR gene encoding 50S ribosomal protein L18 → MSWEHPRDEGRRRRHLRVRKKVFGTPERPRLSVFRSLKHIYAQIIDDTRGITLAAASTLDPELRGQLDGLTKTEKARLVGRLIAQRALAKGIRKVVFDRGGYKYHGRVKALADAAREAGLEF, encoded by the coding sequence ATGAGCTGGGAGCATCCACGAGACGAAGGACGCCGTCGACGGCATCTACGGGTCCGCAAAAAGGTCTTCGGCACGCCGGAGCGGCCGCGGCTTTCGGTCTTCCGGAGCCTGAAACACATCTACGCCCAGATCATCGACGACACACGGGGGATCACCCTGGCTGCGGCCTCCACGCTGGATCCCGAGCTGCGGGGCCAGCTGGATGGGTTGACCAAGACGGAGAAGGCCCGCCTGGTGGGCCGCCTGATCGCCCAGCGGGCCCTGGCGAAGGGGATCCGCAAGGTGGTGTTCGACCGCGGCGGCTATAAATACCACGGCCGGGTGAAGGCCCTGGCCGACGCCGCCCGTGAGGCCGGACTGGAGTTCTAA
- the rpsE gene encoding 30S ribosomal protein S5, which produces MAEIQEVPTVEYEERIVDIARVAKVHKGGRSFSFRVVAVVGDRNGRVGVGIGKARAVPEAMRKATERARRNMKKIALLGTTIPHPVEVKFGATRLILRPASPGTGVIAAGGVRAVLEAAGIRDVLTKILGSTNPVNVVYAAMKGLEMLRSPEEVAQIRGKPVEEVMPPWSRRRHEG; this is translated from the coding sequence ATGGCGGAGATCCAGGAAGTCCCGACGGTGGAATACGAGGAGCGCATCGTGGACATCGCCCGGGTGGCGAAGGTCCACAAGGGGGGTCGTTCCTTCTCCTTCCGGGTGGTCGCTGTGGTCGGCGATCGCAACGGACGGGTGGGAGTAGGAATCGGCAAAGCCCGCGCCGTCCCGGAGGCCATGCGCAAGGCCACCGAGCGAGCCCGTCGAAACATGAAGAAGATCGCCCTGCTGGGGACCACGATCCCCCATCCGGTGGAGGTCAAGTTCGGGGCCACCCGCTTGATCCTGCGACCCGCCTCGCCGGGCACCGGCGTGATCGCCGCCGGCGGGGTCCGCGCTGTCCTGGAGGCCGCCGGGATCCGGGACGTGCTGACCAAGATCCTGGGGAGCACCAACCCGGTCAACGTGGTCTACGCTGCGATGAAAGGGCTGGAGATGCTCCGCTCCCCGGAGGAGGTGGCCCAAATCCGAGGGAAGCCGGTTGAGGAAGTGATGCCACCGTGGAGCCGGAGGCGCCATGAAGGCTGA